From the genome of Solenopsis invicta isolate M01_SB unplaced genomic scaffold, UNIL_Sinv_3.0 scaffold_434, whole genome shotgun sequence, one region includes:
- the LOC120359967 gene encoding troponin T, skeletal muscle-like codes for MQANETEDEVEREERVTQEEEGEETEEEALREDEEEGDTDEDEEEEAEDQEEEENEIEEEEEKEEEEEEQEAMEDEEEEDEEESDEGENR; via the coding sequence tgcaaGCAAACGAGACGGAGGACGAAgtagaaagagaggaaagagtgaCGCAGGAGGAGGAAGGGGAGGAAACCGAAGAAGAAGCATTAAGAGAAGATGAGGAGGAGGGGGATACAGACGAAGATGAGGAAGAGGAGGCAGAAGatcaagaagaagaggaaaatgaaatagaagaagaagaagaaaaagaagaagaagaagaagagcagGAAGCGATGGAAGATgaggaagaagaagatgaagaggAATCGGATGAAGGTGAGAATCGGTGA